The Methanococcus maripaludis genome has a window encoding:
- a CDS encoding UPF0058 family protein — protein sequence MHKEQLMELHQFFVHVFKEMVPEGKDCVYLKTYEELDVKPHHIHKLKTEQRAAIFLLAACLADGLSERDNTIPENLSKRLAENAFKYINMQSEKYQNLKNVKNSIDVQCKRENVRNTV from the coding sequence ATGCATAAAGAACAACTGATGGAACTCCACCAATTTTTCGTACATGTCTTCAAAGAAATGGTCCCTGAAGGAAAGGACTGCGTCTATTTGAAAACCTACGAAGAACTAGACGTAAAGCCCCACCATATCCACAAACTCAAAACAGAACAACGGGCCGCTATTTTTTTACTTGCTGCATGCCTTGCAGACGGTTTATCTGAAAGAGACAATACAATCCCCGAAAATCTCTCAAAAAGATTGGCTGAAAATGCTTTTAAATACATAAACATGCAATCTGAGAAATATCAAAATTTAAAGAACGTTAAAAACTCAATTGATGTTCAATGTAAACGCGAAAACGTAAGAAACACTGTTTAA
- the gatB gene encoding Asp-tRNA(Asn)/Glu-tRNA(Gln) amidotransferase subunit GatB codes for MSEDLSMKCGLEIHVQVDTNSKLFCQCPTNYKDVEPNTNICPVCIGHPGAKPMPPNKKAIDMAIMVAKMLGCEMVIDKDIYFQRKHYNYPDLPSGYQKTSVPIGEHGTFLGVGITEVHLEEDPGQYKPDLGTVDYNRSGTPLIEIVTDPDMKSPEEAREFLRQLLRLFRYIGNLRGEGTMRADTNISIKYNGIQGNRVEVKNVNSIRGVYKVLKYELIRQKNVLRRGGEIKLETRAFMESQMITKGMRSKETADDYRYIPDPDLQPIVLSNDWVEKVEAQMPETPMNKEKRFVEQYGIKEDDAKVLVSDLELADVFEKVVAELGNDKDGISLAVTWIRNELKRVLVYNKIEFFETNLKPEHMVELINSIKDKTISQKIGKTIIEQMVEHKGEKTPKELISEMGLTVIEDTSELEKACEEAIKNSEKAIEDYKSGNQRALNSVVGQVMKLTRGRAEPGTVVEILKKKIDG; via the coding sequence ATGAGCGAAGATCTATCGATGAAATGCGGTCTTGAAATTCACGTGCAGGTAGACACAAATTCTAAATTATTCTGCCAGTGCCCTACAAATTATAAGGATGTTGAACCAAACACGAACATCTGCCCGGTATGTATTGGACACCCGGGTGCAAAACCAATGCCTCCAAACAAAAAGGCAATTGATATGGCAATAATGGTTGCAAAAATGTTGGGCTGTGAAATGGTTATTGACAAAGATATCTATTTCCAGAGGAAACACTATAACTATCCTGATTTACCAAGCGGGTATCAAAAAACATCTGTTCCAATTGGGGAACACGGTACGTTTTTAGGTGTTGGAATTACAGAAGTTCACCTCGAAGAAGATCCTGGACAGTACAAGCCTGATCTTGGAACAGTGGACTACAACAGGAGCGGAACTCCGTTAATTGAGATTGTAACAGATCCAGACATGAAAAGCCCTGAAGAAGCGAGAGAATTTTTAAGGCAGTTACTGAGATTATTTAGATATATCGGCAACCTAAGGGGCGAAGGTACAATGAGGGCCGATACGAACATATCCATTAAATATAACGGAATTCAAGGAAACAGGGTTGAAGTTAAAAACGTAAATTCCATAAGGGGAGTTTACAAAGTTTTAAAATACGAATTAATCAGACAGAAAAACGTTCTCAGAAGAGGCGGAGAAATTAAACTCGAAACAAGAGCTTTCATGGAAAGCCAAATGATTACAAAAGGAATGAGAAGTAAAGAAACTGCGGACGATTACCGGTACATTCCAGACCCCGATTTACAGCCTATTGTATTAAGTAACGACTGGGTTGAAAAAGTAGAGGCTCAGATGCCAGAAACTCCAATGAACAAGGAAAAAAGGTTTGTTGAACAGTACGGAATAAAAGAAGACGATGCAAAAGTTTTAGTTTCAGATTTGGAACTTGCAGATGTCTTTGAAAAAGTTGTAGCTGAACTTGGAAACGACAAAGACGGAATTTCGCTTGCAGTTACATGGATTAGAAATGAGTTGAAGAGAGTTTTAGTTTATAACAAAATAGAATTCTTCGAAACAAATTTAAAACCAGAACACATGGTTGAATTGATTAATTCAATTAAAGACAAAACAATCAGCCAGAAAATCGGTAAAACAATTATCGAACAGATGGTTGAACACAAAGGAGAAAAAACTCCAAAAGAACTGATTTCAGAAATGGGTTTAACTGTTATCGAAGACACAAGTGAACTCGAAAAAGCCTGTGAAGAAGCTATTAAAAACAGTGAAAAAGCAATTGAAGATTATAAATCTGGAAATCAGAGAGCATTAAACTCAGTTGTAGGCCAAGTTATGAAATTAACCCGTGGAAGGGCTGAACCTGGAACTGTTGTTGAAATACTTAAGAAAAAAATTGATGGATAA
- the hisG gene encoding ATP phosphoribosyltransferase: protein MILLALPNKGRISKPVNEILEKAGLKISVHGRSLFAQTVDPEIKVMFARAKDIPEFVRDGVADVGVTGYDLMLERDTEEELEMLLDFKFGNARLVIAAPENSTVNSIKDVKDGMKIATEFPGLTKRYLEKKGLNLEIIELSGATEIAPFIGVSDLICDLTSTGTTLQLNRLKEVENVVSSTTRLVANKKSMEDPEKCAKINQVLSGIKSVLYAQSKRLIMMNAPKDKVSEITSIIPGMGGPTVSEILSNDKMLAINAVIDENKVFETVTNLEMLGARDILVVPIERIL from the coding sequence TTGATTTTACTTGCATTACCAAACAAGGGAAGAATTTCAAAACCCGTAAACGAAATTTTGGAAAAAGCGGGTTTAAAGATAAGCGTACATGGGAGAAGTCTCTTTGCACAAACTGTTGACCCAGAAATAAAAGTAATGTTTGCAAGGGCAAAAGACATTCCTGAATTTGTGAGGGACGGTGTTGCAGATGTTGGAGTTACGGGATACGATTTAATGCTTGAGCGAGATACTGAAGAAGAACTTGAAATGCTTTTAGACTTTAAGTTTGGAAATGCGAGACTTGTAATTGCAGCTCCCGAAAATTCAACTGTAAATTCAATTAAAGATGTAAAAGATGGAATGAAGATTGCAACAGAGTTTCCCGGCCTTACAAAACGATATTTGGAAAAGAAAGGATTGAATTTAGAAATTATTGAATTAAGTGGTGCAACTGAAATTGCCCCATTTATTGGTGTTTCAGATTTAATCTGTGATTTAACTTCAACTGGAACAACACTCCAATTAAACAGGCTAAAAGAAGTAGAAAATGTTGTTTCATCAACAACAAGGCTCGTTGCAAACAAAAAAAGTATGGAAGACCCAGAAAAATGTGCAAAAATAAATCAGGTTCTTTCAGGAATTAAAAGTGTACTCTACGCACAGAGTAAACGATTGATAATGATGAACGCTCCAAAAGACAAAGTTTCAGAAATTACCTCAATAATTCCTGGAATGGGCGGTCCAACAGTATCAGAAATTCTTTCAAATGATAAAATGCTTGCAATCAATGCAGTAATTGATGAAAATAAGGTATTTGAAACAGTTACTAATCTTGAAATGCTTGGTGCAAGAGATATTTTGGTCGTTCCAATAGAAAGAATACTATAA